In Vicinamibacterales bacterium, the following proteins share a genomic window:
- a CDS encoding urease accessory protein UreD, giving the protein MIATQAAGRATLRFARAGRHTRLAHSQVSAPLAIVRPFDLPDGRLVIQLVTLGPGLCGGDAVHVDVAVDEGAALVLTTTAATRVMSMSPGDRASQHVALRAGPGASLEYYPAPAIPFPGSALTQSLTIDADESARVAVVESWALGRSARGEYLQFRSLSSRTRFTTGGTLLYADALQLEPAEHDVANAGILDGRRYLAAGFFTGVDAIAAPDPHPDAALAMSRPGLAYLRVLADDAPALDAAVQRSLERVALAWNRPAVRFDRFRC; this is encoded by the coding sequence ATGATCGCCACGCAGGCGGCCGGACGCGCCACCCTGCGCTTCGCGCGCGCCGGACGGCACACACGGCTTGCCCATTCACAGGTCAGCGCGCCGCTCGCGATCGTCCGGCCGTTCGACCTGCCGGACGGCCGGCTGGTGATTCAGCTCGTGACGCTGGGACCGGGACTGTGCGGCGGCGACGCCGTGCACGTGGACGTGGCCGTCGACGAGGGAGCGGCGCTCGTCCTCACCACGACGGCAGCCACGCGCGTCATGAGCATGTCTCCCGGCGACCGCGCCAGCCAGCACGTCGCGCTGCGCGCCGGGCCCGGTGCGTCGCTCGAGTACTACCCGGCGCCCGCCATCCCGTTTCCCGGCAGCGCGCTCACCCAGTCGCTCACGATCGACGCCGATGAAAGCGCGCGTGTCGCGGTCGTCGAGAGCTGGGCGCTCGGCCGCAGCGCGCGGGGCGAGTACCTGCAGTTCCGCTCGCTGTCGAGCCGGACACGGTTCACAACCGGCGGCACGCTCCTCTACGCCGACGCGCTGCAGCTCGAGCCCGCGGAGCACGACGTGGCCAACGCCGGCATTCTCGACGGCCGGCGCTATCTTGCCGCCGGCTTCTTCACGGGCGTGGACGCGATCGCCGCGCCTGACCCGCACCCCGACGCCGCGCTCGCCATGTCGCGCCCCGGCCTGGCCTACTTGCGCGTGCTGGCCGACGATGCGCCGGCGCTCGACGCCGCGGTCCAGCGATCACTGGAACGGGTGGCGCTGGCGTGGAACCGCCCGGCCGTTCGCTTCGACCGCTTCCGCTGCTGA
- the ureG gene encoding urease accessory protein UreG: MARVTIGVGGPVGSGKTALLDALCKRLRERYSLAVITNDIYTDEDAEFLMRSGALPLDRIRGVQTGGCPHTAIREDTSINQEAIDAAVAKFPDVQIVFLESGGDNLAAAFSPELVDVSIYVVDVAGGDKVPRKGGPGVTRSDLLIVNKIDLAPYVGADLSVMERDARAVRSGKPVLFTNLKTGEGLDAVIGWIRHDVLFEASGSAPGAPAGR; this comes from the coding sequence GTGGCCAGGGTCACGATCGGCGTCGGCGGACCGGTGGGATCGGGCAAGACGGCGTTGCTCGATGCGCTGTGCAAGCGGCTGCGCGAACGCTACAGCCTCGCCGTGATCACCAACGACATCTACACCGACGAGGACGCCGAGTTCCTGATGCGGTCGGGCGCGCTGCCGCTGGACCGCATCCGCGGCGTCCAGACCGGCGGCTGTCCCCATACCGCGATCCGCGAAGACACGTCGATCAACCAGGAAGCGATCGACGCCGCCGTCGCGAAGTTCCCCGACGTGCAGATTGTCTTCCTCGAGTCGGGCGGCGACAATCTCGCGGCGGCGTTCAGCCCGGAACTGGTGGACGTCAGCATCTACGTGGTCGACGTCGCCGGCGGCGACAAGGTGCCGCGGAAAGGGGGACCCGGCGTCACGCGCAGCGACCTGCTGATCGTCAACAAGATCGATCTCGCTCCCTACGTCGGCGCCGATCTCTCCGTCATGGAGCGCGATGCGCGTGCGGTCCGCAGCGGCAAACCCGTCCTGTTCACCAATCTGAAGACCGGCGAGGGGCTCGACGCCGTGATCGGCTGGATCAGGCACGACGTGCTGTTCGAGGCGTCCGGCTCCGCGCCGGGCGCTCCGGCGGGCAGATGA
- a CDS encoding urease accessory UreF family protein, with product MDRDEDLRLLRLLQLFDSQFPVGAFAHSGGLETYAARGGALPELRQVLHAQIHLGWGRSELAAAWLAWQAADDPIDEPALARLGAMLDAVKVVPAIREMSLGLGRRTLDLLVRLHPGVLPPVPRPHHAIVVGVAGRRLGIGSRPLLLAFAQSLAAGTLAAAVRCMPIGAAQAQAVLIEVQPLLGTAVARAMADPEDSLFTCTPALDLRSHQQASLHTRLFQT from the coding sequence ATGGATCGCGATGAGGATCTGCGGCTGCTGCGGCTGCTGCAGCTGTTCGACTCGCAGTTTCCGGTCGGCGCGTTCGCGCACTCCGGCGGCCTCGAGACCTATGCGGCACGAGGCGGCGCGCTGCCGGAGCTGCGGCAGGTGCTGCACGCCCAGATTCACCTCGGATGGGGGCGCTCGGAGCTCGCGGCGGCGTGGCTCGCCTGGCAGGCCGCCGACGATCCGATTGACGAACCGGCACTCGCGCGACTGGGCGCCATGCTGGACGCCGTCAAGGTCGTGCCGGCGATTCGCGAGATGAGCCTGGGGCTGGGACGCCGCACGCTCGACCTGCTGGTGCGCCTGCATCCAGGCGTCCTGCCGCCCGTTCCCCGCCCGCATCACGCGATCGTGGTCGGCGTGGCGGGACGGCGGCTCGGCATCGGGTCGCGGCCGCTCCTTCTCGCGTTCGCGCAGAGCCTGGCCGCGGGCACGCTCGCCGCGGCGGTGCGCTGCATGCCGATCGGTGCGGCGCAGGCGCAGGCCGTCCTGATCGAAGTGCAGCCGCTGCTCGGCACCGCGGTCGCGCGGGCGATGGCAGATCCGGAGGATTCGCTCTTCACCTGCACGCCGGCCCTGGATCTGCGCAGCCACCAGCAGGCGTCGCTGCACACGCGGCTGTTTCAGACATAG
- a CDS encoding urease subunit alpha, with protein MKIRRDTYASLYGPTTGDRVRLGDTSLFLEIEKDHASYGEEVVFGGGKVIRDGQGQSQLSRAGGAPDLVITNAIVLDYWGVVKADVGVRDGRIAAIGKAGNPDIQDGVTPGLAIGPGTEIIAGEHRILTAGGIDAHIHFISPQQVWEALYSGVTTMIGGGTGPAEGTRATTCTPGPWHLHRMIEATQGLPMNFGFLGKGNAATIPALDEQIRAGAMGLKLHEDWGTTPATIDAALTVADRFDVQVAIHTDTLNESGFVEQTIAAFQGRTIHTYHSEGAGGGHAPDIMRVCALPNVLPSSTNPTMPYTVNTLDEHLDMLMVCHHLNASVPEDVAFAESRIRPETMAAEDVLHDLGAISMMSSDSQAMGRVGEVIARTWQTAHVMKETRPPAAVRGVAAAGPADNFRIRRYLAKYTINPARAHGIADHVGSIEVGKIADLVLWDPAFFGVKPDLVLKGGAIAAAAMGDPNASIPTPEPVRYRPMFAALGGAPAATSWTFVSQASLDGGALPSQLDRSLLPVSGTRAIGKKDMALNDTLPSIAIDPERYTVTIDGERIVPRPAAALPLAQRYFLF; from the coding sequence ATGAAGATCCGCCGCGACACCTACGCGAGCCTCTACGGCCCGACCACGGGTGACCGCGTCAGGCTCGGCGACACCAGCCTCTTTCTCGAGATCGAGAAGGACCACGCGAGCTACGGCGAGGAAGTGGTCTTCGGCGGCGGCAAGGTGATTCGAGACGGGCAGGGGCAATCACAACTGTCCCGCGCCGGCGGCGCACCGGATCTCGTCATCACCAACGCCATCGTCCTCGACTACTGGGGCGTGGTGAAGGCGGACGTCGGGGTGCGTGACGGACGCATCGCCGCCATCGGGAAGGCCGGCAATCCCGACATCCAGGACGGCGTGACGCCCGGACTCGCGATCGGCCCCGGTACGGAGATCATCGCCGGCGAGCATCGCATCCTCACAGCCGGCGGCATCGACGCGCACATTCATTTCATCAGTCCGCAGCAGGTCTGGGAAGCGCTCTACAGCGGCGTGACGACGATGATCGGCGGCGGCACGGGGCCGGCGGAGGGAACGCGCGCGACGACGTGCACGCCGGGACCCTGGCACCTGCACCGGATGATCGAGGCGACGCAGGGCCTGCCGATGAACTTCGGCTTCCTCGGGAAAGGCAACGCCGCGACGATTCCGGCGCTCGACGAGCAGATCCGCGCCGGCGCCATGGGACTGAAGCTGCACGAGGACTGGGGCACGACGCCGGCGACGATCGACGCGGCGCTGACCGTCGCCGACCGCTTCGACGTGCAGGTCGCCATCCATACCGACACGCTGAACGAGTCGGGGTTCGTCGAGCAGACGATCGCCGCGTTCCAGGGGCGCACGATCCACACCTACCACAGCGAAGGAGCGGGAGGCGGCCACGCTCCCGACATCATGCGCGTCTGCGCGCTGCCGAACGTCCTGCCCTCGAGCACCAACCCGACGATGCCGTATACGGTGAACACGCTCGACGAGCATCTCGACATGCTGATGGTCTGCCACCACCTGAACGCCTCGGTGCCCGAGGACGTCGCGTTCGCCGAATCGCGGATCCGTCCCGAAACGATGGCGGCAGAGGACGTGCTCCACGATCTCGGCGCGATCAGCATGATGTCGTCGGACTCGCAGGCGATGGGCCGCGTCGGCGAGGTGATCGCGCGAACGTGGCAGACGGCGCACGTGATGAAGGAGACCCGTCCGCCTGCGGCGGTTCGCGGCGTCGCCGCGGCAGGTCCGGCGGATAACTTCCGGATACGGCGGTACCTCGCCAAGTACACGATCAATCCCGCGCGCGCGCACGGGATCGCCGACCACGTCGGATCGATCGAAGTCGGCAAGATCGCGGATCTGGTGCTGTGGGATCCCGCGTTCTTCGGCGTCAAACCCGATCTCGTGCTGAAGGGCGGCGCGATCGCCGCGGCCGCCATGGGGGACCCCAACGCGTCCATCCCGACGCCGGAGCCCGTGCGCTATCGGCCGATGTTCGCCGCGCTCGGCGGCGCGCCGGCGGCGACCTCGTGGACGTTCGTGTCACAGGCCTCGCTGGACGGCGGCGCGCTGCCCTCCCAGCTCGATCGGTCGCTGCTGCCGGTGAGCGGCACGCGGGCGATTGGCAAGAAGGACATGGCGCTGAACGACACGCTGCCGTCGATCGCGATCGACCCCGAACGCTACACGGTGACCATCGACGGCGAACGCATCGTGCCGCGCCCCGCCGCGGCGCTTCCGCTGGCGCAGCGCTATTTTCTGTTCTGA
- a CDS encoding urease subunit beta yields MVPGERVIQPGEIELNAGRPRTRLRVANTGDRPIQVGSHTHFFEVNPALTFDRQQAYGCRLDIPAGTSLRFEPGDERDITLIPVAGTRAVYGMNGLVNGSLR; encoded by the coding sequence ATGGTCCCCGGCGAGCGCGTCATCCAGCCAGGTGAGATCGAGCTGAACGCGGGGCGGCCGCGAACGCGCCTCCGCGTGGCCAACACCGGAGATCGGCCGATCCAGGTCGGCTCCCACACCCACTTCTTCGAAGTCAATCCGGCGCTGACGTTCGACCGCCAGCAGGCCTACGGCTGCAGGCTCGACATTCCCGCCGGCACGTCCCTGCGCTTCGAGCCGGGCGACGAACGCGACATCACGCTGATCCCGGTCGCCGGAACGCGGGCGGTCTACGGCATGAACGGCCTGGTCAACGGCTCGCTGCGATGA
- a CDS encoding urease subunit gamma, translating into MRLTARDVDKLLVFTAAEVARRRKSRGLKLNHPEAVALISAELLEGIRDGRSVSELMAFGAAVLGRADVMEGVAEMIKEVQVEGTFPDGTKLITVHDPIR; encoded by the coding sequence ATGAGGCTCACGGCGCGCGACGTCGACAAGCTGCTCGTGTTCACGGCAGCGGAGGTGGCTCGCCGCCGCAAGTCGCGCGGACTGAAACTGAATCATCCGGAGGCGGTCGCGTTGATCAGCGCGGAGCTGCTCGAGGGCATCCGCGACGGACGCAGCGTGTCGGAACTGATGGCGTTCGGCGCCGCCGTCCTCGGCCGCGCCGACGTCATGGAAGGGGTCGCCGAGATGATCAAGGAAGTCCAGGTCGAGGGGACCTTCCCCGACGGCACCAAGCTGATCACCGTGCACGATCCCATCAGGTGA
- a CDS encoding LysR family transcriptional regulator: protein MDLRQLEIVRAIAETGSFTGAGGRLHVSQSAISRQILLLEDEFHERLFVRLGRRVQITAAGEAILQLSHRVFNDIRDTSASITDKQKTLSGTLNLVGGMTVCLYVFPQLLKEFKKHHPHVDLKVATGGTQRLLRRLRTRRADLALLTLPIDDPAFTTVPVLREELMLVMPAGHPLSSKQSVGVEALVGLPFVLFEAGSNTRRTLDEFFVREQIKPRIVAETENVEIIKSMVASGLGVSICPFQSVERESRGGSLKVARIRGQNLVRETGWVYRSDERVPRVVQEMMATLTRMAPTLLSTVDRAS from the coding sequence ATGGACCTCCGTCAGCTCGAGATCGTTCGCGCCATTGCCGAGACCGGCTCGTTCACCGGGGCGGGCGGCCGCCTGCACGTCTCGCAGTCGGCCATCAGCCGCCAGATTCTGCTGCTCGAGGACGAGTTCCACGAGCGCCTCTTCGTCCGCCTGGGGCGGCGCGTGCAGATCACCGCCGCGGGCGAGGCGATCCTCCAGCTCAGTCATCGCGTCTTCAACGACATCCGCGATACGTCGGCCAGCATCACCGACAAGCAGAAGACGCTCTCCGGCACGCTGAATCTCGTCGGCGGGATGACGGTCTGTCTCTACGTGTTCCCGCAGTTGCTGAAGGAGTTCAAGAAGCACCATCCGCACGTCGACTTGAAGGTCGCGACCGGCGGCACCCAGCGGCTGCTGCGCCGCCTTCGCACGCGGCGCGCGGATCTGGCGCTGCTGACGCTGCCGATCGACGATCCGGCGTTCACGACCGTTCCGGTGCTGCGCGAGGAGCTGATGCTGGTGATGCCCGCGGGCCATCCGCTCTCCTCGAAGCAGTCGGTCGGCGTCGAGGCGCTCGTCGGACTGCCCTTCGTGCTGTTCGAGGCCGGTTCGAACACCCGCCGCACGCTGGACGAGTTCTTCGTCCGCGAGCAGATCAAGCCGCGCATCGTCGCTGAAACCGAGAACGTCGAGATCATCAAGTCGATGGTCGCGTCCGGCCTGGGCGTGAGCATCTGCCCCTTCCAGTCGGTCGAGCGCGAGAGCCGCGGCGGCTCGCTGAAGGTTGCGCGCATCCGCGGCCAGAACCTGGTGCGCGAGACCGGCTGGGTCTACCGGTCCGACGAGCGCGTGCCGCGGGTCGTGCAGGAAATGATGGCGACGCTCACGCGCATGGCGCCGACGCTGCTCTCCACCGTCGACCGCGCGTCATGA
- a CDS encoding cupredoxin domain-containing protein: MRVRQWVGFSTLAASVLYLVSAAAAPREAGAQDQGQVREFTVSGNGFTFSPAALAVNKNDLVKITFTAQDMPHSFTIDDYRIVKRAGTGQTVTFEFRADRAGSFTFYCNLTQDPKCKDMKGTLAVR, from the coding sequence ATGCGCGTACGTCAGTGGGTAGGTTTTTCAACGCTCGCCGCGTCCGTGCTGTATTTGGTCTCGGCGGCGGCCGCTCCGCGGGAAGCCGGTGCACAGGACCAGGGGCAGGTCCGCGAATTCACCGTTTCGGGTAACGGCTTCACCTTCAGCCCGGCCGCGCTCGCGGTCAACAAGAACGACCTGGTGAAGATCACCTTCACCGCCCAAGACATGCCCCACAGCTTCACGATCGACGATTACCGCATCGTGAAGCGCGCCGGGACCGGCCAGACCGTCACCTTCGAGTTCCGGGCCGATCGGGCCGGCTCCTTCACCTTCTACTGCAACCTGACGCAGGACCCGAAGTGCAAGGATATGAAGGGAACCCTGGCCGTCCGCTAG
- the pnp gene encoding polyribonucleotide nucleotidyltransferase, which translates to MQTRDISVGGRTISLETGRMAKQADGAVLVRSGDAVVLVTACAAATPREGIDFLPLTVDYKENTYASGRIPGGFFKREGKPSEKEVLTSRLIDRPIRPLFPATWRTETQIIALVLSADAQNDTDVLAITGASAALALSTIPLQKTIAGVRVGQVDGQFVINPTFEQRKVSQLDLIVAGSADGIVMVEAGAKEVSEKDMVAALETAHNAIKQIIAGIEALAGQAGKPKAAVAARDIDDGFRRDVHGRVYDKLAAAMRIQDKLENYGTVDRVLDELVSGYDEDDDEARANAKAVFKDLKEQVMRDEALERGKRLDGRKFDEIRPITIEVGVLPRTHGSALFTRGETQALVTATLGTADDQQKIETMDGEVWKRFMLHYNFPPFSVGEVGRFTGPGRREIGHGALAERALTPMLPAEEKFPYTIRIVSDILESNGSSSMASVCGGSLAMMDAGVPLKKPVAGVAMGLIMDESTGKYAVLTDIAGAEDHYGDMDFKVTGTADGITALQMDIKVAGITAEIMTKALDQARAGRLYILDKMQQTLGASRSDVSAHAPRIVTIKIPVDKIRDVIGPGGKMIRSIIERTGVKIDVEDNGTVNVASADEASAAKAIGIIQELTATPELNKTYMGKVQRITDFGAFIEIMPGLDGLLHVSEIAHHRVKDVRDELKEGDQVMVKVINIDPSGKIRLSRKALLPVPAAEPARRE; encoded by the coding sequence ATGCAGACACGCGACATCTCCGTCGGTGGTCGAACGATCTCCCTTGAAACCGGCCGTATGGCCAAACAGGCGGACGGCGCCGTCCTCGTCCGTTCGGGCGATGCCGTGGTCCTCGTCACCGCCTGCGCGGCGGCGACGCCGCGCGAAGGCATCGATTTCCTCCCCCTCACCGTCGACTACAAGGAAAACACCTACGCCTCGGGGCGGATTCCCGGCGGCTTCTTCAAACGCGAAGGCAAGCCGAGCGAAAAGGAAGTGCTCACCAGCCGCCTGATCGACCGGCCGATCCGGCCGCTCTTCCCCGCCACCTGGCGCACCGAGACGCAGATCATCGCGCTGGTGCTCTCGGCCGACGCACAGAACGACACCGACGTGCTCGCGATCACCGGCGCCTCCGCCGCACTGGCGCTCTCGACGATCCCCCTGCAGAAGACGATCGCCGGCGTGCGCGTCGGGCAGGTGGACGGCCAGTTCGTGATCAACCCCACCTTCGAGCAGCGCAAGGTCAGCCAGCTCGATCTCATCGTCGCCGGCAGCGCCGACGGCATCGTGATGGTGGAAGCGGGGGCGAAGGAAGTCTCCGAGAAGGACATGGTCGCGGCGCTCGAGACCGCGCACAACGCGATCAAGCAGATCATCGCCGGCATCGAGGCGCTCGCCGGGCAGGCCGGCAAGCCGAAAGCGGCGGTCGCCGCCAGGGACATCGACGACGGATTCCGCCGCGACGTCCACGGCAGGGTCTATGACAAGCTCGCCGCGGCGATGCGGATCCAGGACAAGCTCGAGAACTACGGCACCGTCGACCGCGTGCTCGACGAGCTCGTCTCCGGCTACGACGAGGACGACGACGAGGCGCGCGCCAACGCCAAGGCGGTGTTCAAGGACCTGAAGGAACAGGTCATGCGCGACGAGGCGCTCGAGCGCGGCAAGCGGCTCGACGGCCGCAAGTTCGACGAGATCCGTCCGATCACCATCGAGGTCGGCGTGCTGCCGCGGACCCACGGCTCGGCGCTGTTCACGCGCGGCGAGACGCAGGCGCTCGTCACCGCCACGCTCGGCACCGCCGACGACCAGCAGAAGATCGAGACCATGGACGGCGAGGTGTGGAAGCGCTTCATGCTCCACTACAATTTCCCGCCGTTCTCCGTCGGCGAGGTCGGCCGCTTCACCGGGCCCGGCCGCCGCGAGATCGGCCACGGCGCCCTCGCCGAGCGCGCCCTCACGCCGATGCTCCCCGCGGAGGAGAAGTTCCCCTACACCATCCGCATCGTCTCCGACATCCTCGAGTCGAACGGATCGTCGTCCATGGCGTCGGTGTGCGGCGGATCGCTGGCGATGATGGATGCCGGGGTGCCGCTGAAGAAGCCGGTCGCCGGCGTCGCGATGGGCCTCATCATGGACGAGTCCACCGGCAAGTACGCCGTGCTCACCGACATCGCCGGCGCCGAGGATCACTACGGGGACATGGACTTCAAGGTCACCGGCACCGCCGACGGCATCACCGCGCTGCAGATGGATATCAAGGTCGCGGGCATTACCGCCGAGATCATGACCAAGGCGCTCGATCAGGCGCGGGCCGGACGGCTGTACATCCTCGACAAGATGCAGCAGACGCTCGGCGCGTCGCGCTCGGACGTCTCGGCGCACGCGCCGCGGATCGTCACCATCAAGATCCCGGTGGACAAGATCCGCGACGTCATCGGCCCGGGCGGCAAGATGATCCGCAGCATCATCGAGCGCACCGGCGTGAAAATCGACGTCGAGGACAACGGCACGGTGAACGTCGCCTCGGCGGACGAGGCCTCGGCGGCCAAGGCGATCGGCATCATCCAGGAGCTGACCGCGACGCCGGAGCTGAACAAGACGTACATGGGGAAGGTGCAGCGGATTACGGATTTCGGCGCCTTCATCGAGATCATGCCGGGACTCGACGGCCTGCTGCACGTCTCGGAGATCGCGCACCATCGCGTCAAGGACGTGCGCGACGAGCTGAAAGAGGGGGATCAGGTGATGGTCAAGGTGATCAACATCGATCCCTCCGGCAAGATTCGGCTCAGCCGGAAGGCGCTGCTCCCCGTCCCCGCCGCCGAACCGGCGCGGCGGGAATAG
- the rpsO gene encoding 30S ribosomal protein S15 produces MVFSKERKTEVISTYKTHDGDTGSPEVQVALLSERISYLTEHFKNHAKDHHSRRGLLKLVGQRRSLLDYLKRKDSDRYADLIKRLGIRK; encoded by the coding sequence ATCGTGTTCAGCAAGGAACGCAAAACCGAAGTCATCAGCACGTACAAAACCCACGACGGCGACACCGGGTCCCCCGAAGTGCAGGTCGCGCTCCTCAGCGAGCGCATCAGCTATCTCACGGAGCACTTCAAGAATCACGCGAAGGATCACCACTCCCGCCGCGGCCTCCTCAAACTGGTCGGCCAGCGCCGGAGCCTTCTCGATTACCTGAAGCGCAAGGACTCGGATCGGTACGCGGATCTCATCAAGCGGCTCGGCATCCGCAAGTAG
- the truB gene encoding tRNA pseudouridine(55) synthase TruB — protein MSPPELTGALLVDKPSGPTSHDVVAFARRLLKTSRIGHTGTLDPLATGLLVLLVGPATRLARFLNTDDKEYVADVRLGIATRTYDAAALDETAVRCAMPAGGWPAAIELDRALDRFRGSFLQTPPPYSAKKIAGVAAYDKARRNEAVDLQPVPVTVRELQVLPAADSDSGPAGPGAGGLVRLRVVASAGFYVRSLAHDLGRALGCGAHLEALRRTRAGRFRVEDAATLDALQAAGPAAARLVPVSSLLAHLPAVAPTAEGLRRAAHGNSLSPAHLEKGDCPHFPVPGAGFGAETADFPPTRPEYSAETGTVPFFRVLDAAGDVVAVAERRADGLLHPLVVLR, from the coding sequence GTGTCCCCACCCGAACTGACGGGCGCCCTGCTCGTCGACAAGCCGTCCGGACCGACCTCGCATGACGTCGTGGCGTTCGCCCGGCGGCTGCTGAAGACGTCGCGGATCGGCCACACCGGAACGCTGGATCCGCTCGCGACCGGACTGCTCGTCCTGCTGGTCGGCCCCGCCACACGCCTCGCGCGCTTCCTGAACACGGACGACAAGGAGTACGTCGCCGACGTCCGCCTCGGGATCGCCACGCGGACCTACGATGCCGCGGCGCTGGACGAGACGGCGGTCCGCTGTGCGATGCCTGCTGGCGGATGGCCGGCGGCCATCGAGCTCGACCGGGCGCTCGATCGGTTTCGCGGCTCGTTCCTGCAGACACCGCCGCCGTATTCGGCAAAGAAGATCGCGGGCGTCGCCGCGTACGACAAGGCGCGCCGGAACGAAGCGGTGGACCTTCAGCCGGTGCCCGTCACCGTCCGGGAGCTTCAGGTTCTGCCGGCAGCGGACAGTGACTCTGGACCCGCAGGCCCCGGAGCCGGCGGCCTCGTCCGCCTGCGGGTCGTCGCCTCCGCCGGCTTCTACGTCCGCTCGCTGGCGCACGACCTCGGCCGGGCGTTGGGGTGCGGCGCGCACCTGGAGGCGCTGCGGCGGACGCGGGCGGGACGGTTCCGCGTCGAGGACGCCGCGACGCTGGACGCGCTCCAGGCGGCGGGTCCCGCGGCCGCGCGGCTGGTGCCGGTGAGCTCGCTGCTGGCGCACCTGCCGGCGGTCGCGCCGACGGCCGAAGGGCTGCGCCGCGCCGCGCACGGCAATTCCCTGAGCCCGGCGCACCTGGAAAAAGGGGACTGTCCCCATTTCCCGGTGCCCGGCGCAGGGTTTGGCGCGGAAACGGCCGATTTTCCGCCGACGCGCCCCGAGTATTCCGCGGAAACGGGGACAGTCCCCTTTTTCCGGGTGCTCGACGCGGCCGGGGACGTCGTCGCGGTGGCGGAACGCCGCGCCGACGGGCTTTTGCATCCGCTGGTCGTACTAAGGTAA
- a CDS encoding bifunctional oligoribonuclease/PAP phosphatase NrnA → MTPKHAIRDAILARQRFLISSHARPDGDSIGSQLAMAYALDALGKDVRLVNADPAPLHYMEFPGLERIEIARAFPQTDVDAVIVMESGDLRRTGVDGLEGRFTINIDHHQGNTFYGSLNWVDESAAACGEMVFDLIEALGVPLTIEIATHVYLAILTDTGSFHYSNITPKTFDICASLVSAGVNPAAMARRVFDQNSFGKLRLIGALLAQMELLAGGRLAVMHLDDGLMNATGTTYNDTEGLINLPLTAREIQAVVFFKLGADGDIHVSMRSKYDVDVRVIAARHGGGGHKNAAGFKVKGPLSAVRDGILQELDAAIAQGAHTRR, encoded by the coding sequence ATGACACCCAAGCATGCCATCCGTGACGCGATTCTCGCGCGGCAGCGGTTCCTGATTTCTTCCCACGCCCGGCCCGACGGCGATTCGATCGGCTCCCAGCTGGCGATGGCCTACGCGCTCGACGCCCTCGGCAAGGACGTCCGCCTGGTCAACGCCGACCCGGCGCCGCTGCACTACATGGAATTCCCCGGACTGGAGCGCATCGAGATCGCGCGCGCCTTCCCGCAGACCGACGTCGACGCGGTGATCGTCATGGAGTCGGGCGACCTGCGGCGCACCGGCGTCGACGGGCTCGAGGGGCGCTTCACCATCAACATCGATCATCACCAGGGCAACACGTTCTACGGCAGCCTCAACTGGGTCGACGAGTCCGCCGCCGCGTGCGGCGAGATGGTGTTCGATCTCATCGAGGCCCTGGGCGTGCCGCTGACGATCGAGATCGCGACGCACGTCTACCTGGCAATCCTCACCGACACCGGGTCGTTCCACTATTCGAACATCACGCCGAAGACGTTCGACATCTGCGCCAGCCTGGTGAGCGCGGGGGTGAATCCCGCCGCGATGGCGCGCCGGGTGTTCGACCAGAACAGCTTCGGCAAGCTGCGTCTGATCGGCGCGCTGCTGGCGCAGATGGAGCTGCTCGCCGGCGGCCGGCTCGCCGTCATGCACCTGGACGACGGCCTCATGAACGCGACCGGGACGACGTACAACGACACCGAGGGGCTGATCAACCTGCCGCTGACCGCGCGGGAGATCCAGGCGGTGGTGTTCTTCAAGCTCGGCGCCGACGGCGACATCCACGTCAGCATGCGGTCGAAGTACGACGTCGACGTCCGCGTCATCGCCGCGCGCCACGGCGGCGGCGGCCACAAGAACGCCGCGGGGTTCAAGGTCAAGGGGCCGCTGAGCGCGGTGCGCGACGGAATCCTGCAGGAGCTGGATGCGGCGATCGCGCAGGGCGCGCACACCCGCCGGTGA
- the rbfA gene encoding 30S ribosome-binding factor RbfA — protein sequence MGNRPERVGEAIRDELSTLLAREVHDPGVGFITLTRVKVSPDLQLARVYYTSMGDETARRETARALGRATPFLRRQVAQRLRLRRAPELQFFYDESVAHQDRIEQILQELKADKDSRGEE from the coding sequence ATGGGAAATCGTCCCGAGCGGGTGGGAGAAGCGATCCGCGACGAGCTGTCGACGCTGCTCGCGCGCGAGGTCCACGATCCCGGCGTCGGCTTCATCACCCTGACCAGGGTGAAGGTCTCGCCCGATCTGCAGCTCGCCCGCGTCTACTACACGTCGATGGGGGACGAGACGGCGCGCCGCGAGACGGCGCGGGCGCTCGGTCGCGCCACGCCGTTCCTCCGCCGCCAGGTGGCGCAGCGGCTGCGGCTGCGCCGCGCCCCCGAGCTGCAGTTCTTCTACGATGAGTCGGTCGCGCATCAGGACCGCATCGAGCAGATCCTGCAGGAACTGAAGGCCGACAAGGACTCACGCGGCGAGGAATGA